The Vibrio fortis DNA segment CGCATGAATGTGCCTGCAAACCTACAAGAGCGTGAAGAGCGCACTGGCCAAAATGGCTTTGTTGATGTGGATTGCCAAGTCGTATTGAAGCAAGGCTCTCGCCGTATCGAAGTTCGAATGGAGCTCGATAACCAAGCAGATGATCATCGTGTACGTGTTCTAGTACCAACGCCGTTCGTTTCTGAAAATGTCGTTGCGGACAACCAGTTTGGCCTGATTACACGCCCAACGAATGATTCTGCAATGGCGGTTTGGGAAGAAGAAAAATGGAAAGAGGCTCCGGTACCTGTTTACCAACTGATGAACTTCGCTGCAGTCGAAAACAAGACTGGTGGTATGGCGTTGATGACAAACGGTCTGCGCGAGTTTGAGGTCATCTCAAGCAAAGGTAACGAGGAGCGTGACACATTTGCTCTGACTCTACTGCGCGGCGTTGGCGTGCTAGGTAAAGAAGAGCTATTACTTCGCCCTGGTCGTCCTTCTGGTATCAAGATTCCGACACCAGATTCTCAAACGCGCGGTAAGTTGGTTTGTGAGTTTGCTCTGTTTGGTTTCGCAGGTAATCACATTGACGCAAACATCATGGCAGAAGCTCGTGACAATGTAACGCCAATCGAATGTTACAACAAAATCCCATACAACGCGATGAAGCTAAATGTTGGCGAACAAGATAAGCCTCTGACTTACTCATTGTTGAACAAAGAGCAAAAGGGCGCGGTGTTGAGTGTACTAAAGAAAGCTGAAGACGAAGATGCGTTAATCCTCCGTGTATACAACCCAGCAGAATCTGGCGAAGTAGAGGACAAGATTCAGTTTACTCAACCTGTCACGTCTTGGCTTGAAACGAGCATGGACGAGCAAGTTCGAGATACACATGTAGAAACACAGACCTTTGGAACTCTGAAGGCGTGTCAGGCGAAATCATTCCAAGTGAAATTCTAAACTAAGGTACTCCGCCCAAACGCTGGGCGGAGTAGGTGAACGACGATGAAAATTGTTATTGCTCCCGATTCATTCAAAGAATCCCTGTCCGCAAAGCAGGTGTGTGAAAGTATTGAAACTGGATTTAGCCAAATATTTCCCGACGCTGAATATGTTCACTTACCGCTTGCTGACGGTGGTGAAGGGACGGTGGATGTCTTACTGCAAGGTCTCGATGGAGAAGTGCGTGAGTCTCAAGTCACTGATCCACTGGGTAATGCTGTAAATGCGACATGGGCCATTCTTGACCATAAAGAGAAAGAAGGTGGTAAGACTGCATTGATTGAGTTTGCCGCAGCTTCTGGCTTGGATCTTGTTCCTGTTGATCGCCGTGACCCCGCAGTATCAACAAGCTTTGGTACAGGAGAACTCATTCGTGAGGCGCTCGATTTAGGTGTTACTCAAATCATTCTTGGTTTAGGCGGTAGTGCAACCAATGACGCAGGAGCCGGGATCGCGCAAGCGTTAGGTGCAAAGTTGTACGACGCAGAGGGTGTCGAGGTCACGCGTGGTGGTTCAGCATTGGAAAGTGTTGTTGAAATCGATATCCGTGAATTACACCCTCGCTGTAAACAGGTGGAGTTCATCGTGGCATGTGATGTTGCTAACCCTCTTTTAGGAGAAGAAGGCGCGAGCCATGTGTTTGGGCCGCAAAAGGGTGCATCGCCAGAGCTTGTTGAAACGCTTGAGTCAGCTATCACTGGCTTTTCTAAAGTATGTTCGACGCTCACCGGTGTTGATCACTCACATTCTGCAGGCTTTGGTGCAGCAGGTGGCACTCCATTGGGCCTGTCTTTAGTGTTTGATATTCAGATCAAGCAAGGGATTGAGATGGTTCTGGATGTGCTTGGCGCAGACGAAATACTCAAAGGTGCAGATCTTGTTGTTACAGGGGAAGGTCAGATGGATAACCAAACCCTACAGGGTAAGACGCCATTTGGCATCGCAAATCGCGCAAAACGCAAGGGTATTCCGTCAATTGGAATCGCCGGTTCGCTTGGTTATGAGATTGATGAGCTATACAGCACAATCAACAGCACCTTTGGCACCGTGCGTTCACCTCAATCTTTAGAACAAGTTCTGTCAGAAGCGAGCAAAAATCTTACTCGTACTGCTCGTAATATTGCAGCCACGCTCAAGCTTGGCGGCCAGATTTTTAATGAGAAGTAATTATGTCTCTATTTAAACTCGACAACGTTATTCAAAACTACGCATGGGGCAGTAAAGACTCCATTAATCAACTGTTTGGTATTGTAAACCCCAACCAAGAGCCTCAAGCAGAGATCTGGATGGGCGCTCATCCGAACGGTTGCTCAAAAGTGGGTGGTACAGGCGAAGCACTTTCTCATGTGATTGATGAGAATAAGGTTGATGTGCTCGGTGGGTACACAGCAGCGCGATTTGGCGAGTTGCCTTTCTTATTCAAAGTACTAGCAGCAGAGACGCCGCTATCGATTCAAGTTCACCCTAACAAGCGCAAATCTGAAATGGGGTATGAGCGAGAGAACGCACTTGGTATTCCACTGAATGCCTCTAACCGTAACTATAAAGATCCGAACCACAAACCAGAACTGGTTTATGCGCTAACTTTCTATAAAGCGATGAACGGATTCCGACCGATTGAAGATATCATTTCACTGTTTGAAGAAGCGAATATACCTTCGTTGGCAATTGAGCTGAATGTTCTTAAAGCGAATGCGGATAGCGATGCGCTGAAGGCGTTCTTTACCGCTATTATGTCGTTAGAAGGTGAAAAGAAAGAAGTAGCTCTCAATGAATTGGAAGCGGCACATCAACGCTCGGCTAAAACGGTCATGGGGCGTGAAGCGATGCAGTACAGCAAAGACTTTAAACAGCACTATCCCGGTGATATTGGTTTGTTTGCTCCACTGATGCTCAACACCGTGGAGTTAGCACCGGGTGAAGCGATGTTCTTGTTTGCAGAGACACCTCATGCTTACGTTCAGGGTACTGGCCTAGAAATCATGGCGAATTCAGACAATGTTCTTCGTGCAGGTTTAACCCCGAAATACATTGATGTTCCAGAACTGATTGATAACACGATCTTTGAATCAATCAAGCCAGAAAATATCCGTCTAAAACCTGTGTTGAAAGAAGGCAAAATGAGCTATCCAATTCCAGTGGACGATTTTGGTTTTGATATCTTGTCAGCGAGTGATGAAAGTAAATCACAATATCTACGTAGTGCAGAGATTCTATTCTGCGTAGAAGGGGAAGCAACGGTCACCTCGGAAGGGCAGAGCATTACGCTTAAGCCGGGCGAGTCGGTATTTGTGAGCAATAATTCAAGCGTTTACCAATATCAAGGGAATGGTATCTTGGCTCGTGCTTTTAATTAGTGCCCCCGTGCTAGTCGAAAGCAAAAAAGATATCAGAGCGTTATGAGTCATAGTTAACGCTCAATATTGGTTTGATGGTAACTATCGAACTGTTATAAGCAGTCACTAAGTTTGACCATACCCGCCGTCTTTGGCGGGTTTTTTCGTTGTGAGGCCGGAAACATAACACTCTAAAACGATAAAACCCCGCTGTAGAAACGGGGTTCAAAAAGCATTAAATGCACATGTGTTTAAGCAATGTGAGTCATTTTGTTGATGACAAATGTTTCAATTAAACCTTCTGTCGCTGCCATGTAGTCGGCAATATGTTGGCTAGCCAAATGTTGTTTTAGTAGCGCTTCAGACTCCCAGTTTTCGTGAAACACGAAGTGAGCTGGATTGTCATTGTCTTGGTGTAGATCATAGTTGATGCAGCCTTCTTCAGAACGCGTAGGGGCGATCAACTTGATTAGTTCGGCTTTCACGAGGTCTGTATTGTCTTGTTTAGCGACGATTGTTGCAATAATGGTGAGTTTGCTCATTCCTTTTTCCTCGGTGTTCTTCTCGGTAAGTGCAAGTAATATAGATACAAAAAGACCAAGGTTAAAGATTAGCTATATCCAATGACTATGGAAACTTTAGTCCATAATAAGGGGTGTGAGGTGACAGAAAGAACTGTCTAAAAAGTAATAAAAAATGCCCGACTGTAGACGTCGGGCATGAGTGCGAGAGTCTAGGTTCCGGTATTAGTTGTGGATTTCAGCTTTAATCCAAACCATACGGTGATCAGACGAAATGTCTTTACCGTTGCCGTAACTGCCAACACGTTCATCGTTCATAAGAAGACGACCGTTCTCAAATGTTGCTGGCCAGTAAACACCAGAATCTGAAATAGTTAGGTTTTCCGATGGAACAACGTGATCAAGACGAAGGCCGCTCGTACTAGTTACTTGACCTGGGTATGGCGTATCCCAGTTCGCTTCTTTACATTCACCAAGAGCAAGACACTCTGGGCCACCAAGGCTAGAAGGTGCAAGTGGGCCGAATGTCGCTAAACGGTTAACTTTGTCGTGATCCATCAGCGCATTAATTGCCGTTAGGTCACCATCACCTTTGAGAGGATCTGCGTTAAGATCGCCCATTACGACGAATTTCGCGTCATCAGCTAAACCACCTGTCACACCCTTGTCATCGTACATGTAGCTTTGACCTTCGATGTAGTCAACCCAGAAGTTAACTTCGTCGGCATTTTGAACTTTGTTCTTACCTGTGTCGAAGATTGGTGGTGTTGGGTGAGACATAAGAAGGTGAATCGTCTCTGTTGTACCATCTTCTTGTGGAATCAAAATTGGCGCGTCGACGTGGTTTTTAGAAGAAAGACGAACTTCTGCCCACTCTTCAGCGGTATACCAATTATCACCACACTTCATACCTTCAGGGATAGGGTTCCAAGAGTCGTTACAATTAGTGATTGTTGGCATAGTCGCTGTAGGCATGTCTTTCCATTTGAACTTTTGGAATGTACGAATGTTGTCGTGGTCAATCTCATACATAGACATTAGAGCGAACGCATATTGCCCGTGGTAGTTACCAAAACCCCAAGCATCACCAGGTAGCTGACCTGCGTTACCATCATTATCAAGATCAAAACCAAACTCGTTAAGAAGACCGGTGTTGGTCGCGAAGTTTGCAAAATACTGGAATACGATAGGTTCTAACTGGGTGCCGTCTTGATCAAAACTGTTAGAGTTTTGAGAAACCGCAAGGTAGTTCAAACGGAAACCAATGATAGCGTCGTTGTTTTCAGCTGTACCGTCGTTATTAAACTCAGCCATCATAATTACAGCTGGGCGCTCAGTTTGGATGATTGCTGCGACATTACGAATTTGGATAACTTTAAGTGCTGTTGCGCTGTCTTCATCCGACAGCGTTTTGTCTTGCCAACCCTTAATCAACGCATCTTGTTCTGGTTTAGTCAGTTTCATTTCAGCGACAAGATCTTCGTAGGTGTAGCGATCGAACGACAGGTTAAATACTGCAATACGTCCTTTGCTGTCTACTGGTGTCGGTTGTGGGACTTCAGGCTGAGGAACTTCTGGGTAGTAGTTGTTCGTTGTTTCGTCACCGCAGCCGAATAAAAGGGTAGTAGAGATTGCTAGTGCTAGTGATGATTTTAACATTTTCATAAAATGACTCGCTTATGTTGTCCGTGGAACAGGAGGGCGCGCATTCTATGTTACAAAATGAGATTCCGTAAGTGACTTTGGTCACGCTTGGAAATGTAAGCAAACGTTTTCTTACATTGATTATGTGATATTTGACATTGGTCCATTTTTGATTAGAGTTTTTATTCAACCTTAATCATAGATTATTCCTTTGGGTACAAAAAAACCTAGGCGATGGTCACCTAGGTTTTTGATTTAAAATAATTTTATGTTGCAGAAACGTTACGCGTATTGTTCGACAGTTTGTGCCCAATTTCGCTTCTGTTGCTCAAAGTTCACTTTGATTTGCTGATATCGAACTTTAAGTAGCGAATGCTCATATTTCTTAACGACGTCATCACGCTTACTCTCAAGCAACTGCTTTTTAACCGCGTAATACTCATTCATGTTCGCAACGAGCGCGTCAAATTCCGCTTGTAGCTTTTCAGCAATTTGGATGTTGTCTGCGCGATGCATGATTTTTTGTTGCGTGCGCTTTAACAGCATTGTCGCTTCCGCTTTTTCAATTCTTGCTTGTGGCGTTTTCTTTAACTTAGACGTTAAGCCACACAGTGATGCACCCTTAATAAGCCATTTAGTTGGATCGTATTGCCACCAGTAAATGCCGTTGCGGTAATCGTTCTCGAAAATATGATGGAAGTTGTGGTAACCCTCACCAAAAGTAAGAACTGCCAGAATGCCATTGTCACGTGCAGTGTTTTTATCTGTGAAAGGTTGGCTTCCCCAGATATGAGCAAGAGAGTTAATAAAGAAAGTGGTGTGGTGGTTTAATACTAAACGAACCGCGCCTACCATCAGAAGCATACCAATGACATCACCATAGATAACGCCAAGCGCGATAGGCACACCGAAATTCATTATCAGTGCTAGTAGGATGTAGTGTTTGTGTTGCCACATCACAATTTTGTCTTTTTTAAGATCGCGACAATTTTCGTAATCTTTATAAATTGATGTGTTGTAGTTGCGGATCATCCAACCAATATGTGAATACCAAAACCCACGTTTAGCTGAGTAAGGGTCTTTGTCATTGTTATCGACATGCTTGTGATGTACTCGGTGATCGGAAGACCAGTGAAGGGCACTGTTTTGAAGCGCAAATGCGCCACCCAGAGCAAAAAGAAATCGTAAGCTAGAATGTGCTTCAAAGGCTTTATGAGACCATAAACGATGGTAACCCGTTGTTATTGAAAGATTACAGAAGCTAAAACAAACCGCTAACCAAATCCAATGCTCCATACCATAGCCGTTGTAATAACCATAAAGTGGCGCGGCAACTAATGCCAACAGCATACTAAAGGAGAAGATAAAAACGTTTAGCCAGATCAGAGGCGGCTTCTTATTTTGCGTTGTATTGCCAGTTGTCATCAGCATATTCCATTGAGCTTACAGTTGTGCGCTAGAATATCAGCGTACACGTGTAAGTCAAGAATCAAAGTGTAAGTACCTATTAGTCGTCAGGTTTTAATAGTATGTTTTGCTTTAATTTTGTAGGTAAGTAGTATTAAATGTAGAAGTTATAAATAAATGGAAGTGCTAAGGGCTAATAAATGGAAATTAGAGTAGCTGAATATAAAGATTACGAGCGTATCGCACAGTTACATGCAGAGAGTTGGAAAATTTACTACCGCGGAATTCTAGCTGACAAATATCTAGATCAGGACGTTCTAGAAGACAGATCAGTAATCTGGCAAACCCGTCTTATCAATCCTCCTTTTAATCAACACGTTTTACTCTTAGAAGAGGGTGGATTGTTAGTTGGCTTTGTGTGTGCGTTTGGTAATCACAATTTCGATCGCGGCACCTTTATTGATGCGTTGCACGTGGACAACGCCTATCGTGGTCGTGGTGTCGGTAAACGTTTGTTGTCAGAGCTGTCAGAACGACTTGAGCAGTACTACTCAGACAGTGGTCTGTACCTAGAAGTAATGTCGAAAAATAAGCAAGCAATCGGTTTTTATGAATCTATTGGTGGCAAAGAAGAGCTTGAGCAGATTTGGGATGCGCCTTGTGGCAGCCAAGTCAAAGAGAAAGTGTATTCTTGGCCATCTCCTGCGAACTTAGCTCAGCAATTACAAATGCCTGCGTAATAAAGCAAAAGATTATCAAGAGAAAGCCCCTAGTATTAACAGCTAGGGGCTTTTAGTTCGTGTGGGTATTTAAAAGACAGCGGCTTCGATATTAGGATGGGCAACGTTACACCATGAGATGCAGTTTCGACCGTTCTTTTTAGATTGATATAGAGCTCTATCGGCGTCTTCAATCAATTGTTCGACTGAACCAACCGCACGATCAATATGTTTCACTCCCACAGAAACCGTCACCTCAAGTGATATCTTTGAAGGAGAGGTGAGTAGGTTATCAGCCAGTTGTTGTGCTTGGGTTATATTTAGACCTTGAGCAATAATCAGAAATTCTTCACCACCATATCTAAAAAGGTTGCTCTTAACGGGCAGCTTCGCCTTAATCGCTTTCGCAAGCTCCTTAATAACCATATCTCCGGTTTGGTGACCATAAGTATCATTCACCGATTTGAAATGGTCGATATCAATCATAATCGTCGTCATCGACTGATTTCGGTTGATGTTTGGTTCGATAACTTGGTGTAGATAGAGTCGGTTATAACAACCTGTCAACGCATCTTGGTAGGAGAGCGCTTCAAAAAGGTTCGACTGTTTTCGTAGTTGTATAGCTTGCTTGCGCAGTTGTTCAGATTGGGAGAAACGTTTATGAACTTCTAATTCTCTTCTCAAGCATGCTGCAGCGACTAATACATAGGTTGCTAGGTAAATCGATATGATTTCAAGTTCGTGTGCGGGTTCAGCGGCGTATAGCAGTGGGGATAAGCCGATAAGATAGCTAGCGAGTATGCAGCTCAGGGTGATTAAACTGTATCGCGCAGACAGCCGTGAGAAGGTGCCAATATAAATCATGACCAGAATAACACCGCCTTGATAGTCATAATTGCCGAACTCGATGGCTATTCTACCGACAACAACGAGAAATAGTGCGCTTGTTATCAGCGTTATACTCTCTAACTGCTGAAGCACATTTGGTCGATTATTTATGCAGTAATAAGCGGCTCCTGCCATCATTCCAGAAAGTATGATCCGCAGTACAATGGGCATAACGCACTGATCGCCAAAATGAATGAAGTCGGTGATGATGAAAGCAAAAAATATGGTGATCGGCAGGTAGATGAAATTGACATACGGCAGGTATATTTCATTCTCAAAATAGGTTTTGAAACGCTGGTTTTGAAAACCGGGATATGAACGCATCTTAAAATTCGCTAAGGGATCACAAAATAGTGCGTCAGTATGTCTATGAAACTCAGTAATGTAAATTCTAGATTTTATTTATGTGACAAGATATTAGTTCTATCAATGATAGGTCGAGTATGAAAAGTTACGCCCTAGTACTAAGACTAGGGCGTCAAAAGAAGGGAAACTGTTAGCTCTAATTGCTAGAAAACAAACGCGAGTTAGCGCTTGTTTTTCAGATAACGCTTACGACGTTCTTCTTTCTTCTTGGCTTTTTCTTCTGCCTTACGCAGCGCTTCTTGCTCAACTTCAATCAGCTCTTGAGTGATCATTTCTGGAAGCTCTAGAGTGACTTGACCAAGCGTACCGTTACGAAGCTCGTGAAGAAGAATTTCTGAACATTTATGCAAATCAATGTGACCACCTGCACGAAGTGCACCACGCTTACGGCCGATCTCTTCCATCAATTCAATGTCAGATTCTGGCAGATCTTCGATTTGATAGCGTTCTTTTAAAAGGTGAGGGTATTGCTTTGCCAAATACTCAACGGTGTAAAATGCAACTTCGTCGTATTCCATTGCCGTATCTTTTACTGCACCGGTAGCGGCAAGGCGGAATCCACTGTGTGGGTTTTCTACTTTAGGCCACAAAATTCCCGGAGTATCAGAAAGTACGACGCCGTTTTGCAGATTAATACGTTGCTGACGACGAGTCACCGCAGGTTGGTTACCTGTTACAGCGATCGTACGACCCGCTAGACAGTTGATGATGGTTGACTTACCAACGTTTGGAATACCCATAATCATGGTACGAATGTTTTTGCCGATCTCTTCACGGTGAGGAGCCAGCTTACGTACGAGTTCCATGATGTGATTCACTTCTTCTTTAACGCTGGTGGTAATTGCGATCGCTTTTACTCCTTGTTCTTTCTCAAAGTGCTCAATCCACATTTGGGTTAATTCTGGATCGGCTAAGTCACGTTTATTAAGAACTTTAACGACTGGTTTACCTGCTTTGATCTCGGCAATCATCGGGTTTTCTGAACTAAATGGTATGCGCGCATCTAGCACTTCAATGATAACGTCAACTTTAGGGATAACTTCTTCGATTTCTTTGCGAGCTTTGTGCATGTGGCCCGGAAACCATTGAATAGACATAGAGATAAACCTTGATAAATATATTTGCTGCACATTGTAAGGGTTGGATGATACGTGTAAAGGTATATCTATCCTTGCCTTAGTTGAGCGGAGTGAAATTTCTTAAATTATAGATAATTTAATGGATGTTTTCGCTGCGTATGTCCGAGTCTAATTGTTACAGGATAACGTTACTGAGAAGAATAGAAGGCTGCGATGTCTTTTAAGTCTTGGTCGTTGAGCTTGCTCAGTTGGGCGCGCATCATTTCAGCGTAGTCGCTTTGTCTCTCTCCATTTTGATACGCTTTCATCGCGTTAAAGAGATAGATTGGGTCTTGGCCAGAAAGACTAGGGTAGGCGTTGTTGGTAGATGGTCCTGTAGGACTATGACAAAAAATGCAGCTTGGTGATTTCATTTTACCTAGCTCAGGATCACCAAAATCGTTAGCCTGAACGGAATAAGAGAGAAGGGCAGTAACAAGAACAATGGATTTAGTGAACACGTTTATACTCCTGTGAAAACAAAAGTATAAAGCTTCCCCTTAGGGGAAGCTCAAGTCTTTATTCTGTTACAGGAAGTTAAAGTACTTTCTTTAGTTCACTTAAGAAACGTGAAATGTCTTCTGCCTCGATATCACGATGAGTGACAAAGCGTACTGGGTTACTCGGTGTCATAGTAATCCCTTGATCAGCTAACTTTAACGCGATGCGATTAATATCAACCGACGCGTCCAATTTAGCAAAAACAATATTGGTTTGAACAAAGTCAGGGTTTACCGAGAAGCCCGGCAGTTTACTAAGACCAATCGCCAGATCTTTCGCATTTTTGTGGTCAGTTTTGAGCTGTTCAACGTTTTCTGTTAGCGCCATTTTACCAGCTGCCGCTAAGATACCTGCTTGACGCATACCGCCACCCACCATCTTTCTTAGACGACGTGCTTTAGCGATGTATTCTTTGCTACCCAGAAGCAGTGAGCCTACAGGAGCACCTAACCCTTTAGATAAACAGATGGTCATTGAGTCAAAGTGTTTAGCGATCTCTTTAACAGGGACATCCAAAGCTGCTGCTGCGTTATAAACGCGAGCACCATCTAAATGGAGTTTTAAGCCATGCTTAATAGTAAATGCACGTGCTTCTGCTAAATAAGAGAGAGGTAACACTTTGCCATTGATGGTGTTTTCCAAGCTTAGAAGAGTCGTACGTGCAAAGTGGCTATCGTCTGGTTTAATGGCGCTTTCGAGTTTGCCAAAGTCAAGAGTCCCGTCTGGGTTGTTCTCGATCGGTTGTGGTTGAATTGAACCGAGCACTGCGGCACCGCCAGCTTCGTATTTATAGTTATGAGCTTGCTGGCCGCACAAGTATTCATCACCACGACCACAGTGTGCCATCAACCCAAGTAGGTTGGCTTGAGTGCCTGATGAAGTAAACATAGCGGCTTCAAAACCTGCTTCCTTGGCTGCCCACTGCTCTAAATCGTTTACCGTCGGATCATCACCGTAGACATCATCGCCAACCTCGGCATTTGCCATTATTTCGCGCATTGCTTGACTTGGTTTTGTTACGGTATCAGAACGGAAATCCATATTGCTCTCCTATAGGTAGCCACAAAGCTGGGCTTTACTTAAACATGCGATAGTTTTGGTATCGGTAATTTGGTCGTTACGAATTTTTTGTTGCAGCTCTTCAATAGTGAGCTCTAACACTTCGATAATCTCGTCGTCATCACAGCTAAAGCGAGTCGTTAGGTTTAATTCTGAAGCAACAAAGAGGTGTTGAATCTCGTCGCAGAAGCCTGCTAGTGGCGTTACTTGACCCAAGCTTTGAAATTGACCAGCGCTGTAACCAGTCTCTTCTTCGAGTTCGCGCTTTGCACAATCTAAAGGTGTTTCACCTTGTTCCATGGTGCCAGCTGGTAGCTCCAACAGCCACTTTTTAAGGGATGGTCTAAATTGATTGATAAGAATGACCTTTCCGTTAGACGTGATGGGAAGTATGACTGCTGCGCCAGGGTGTTGAATCGTGGTGTGAGTTATTGAAGTCCCGGTGGGTAATTTAACATCCTCTTCTACTAGTGAGATGCTTTTCCATTTGTGGATTATTGTTTTCATGGAGTGATAGTCACTTTCCTTGCCAATTGCCGGACATATAAGACGTCGACCACCTTAACGCCAAATATGTCGAAAATAAAAGAAAAATTCTGAATGTGTTCCCAGAAACTCATCAAACATTGTGACTCTATTCTCAAAATTGGAATCTTTGATTACACCAAAATTACCAACCTAACCATCTGATATAAATGCTACTCAACAATAAAATACACTTGTAACAAAGTGCTAACAAATGTATAAAAACATATCTACACTCTTAATTATCTTGAAAGTTTCCG contains these protein-coding regions:
- a CDS encoding endonuclease/exonuclease/phosphatase family protein; the encoded protein is MKMLKSSLALAISTTLLFGCGDETTNNYYPEVPQPEVPQPTPVDSKGRIAVFNLSFDRYTYEDLVAEMKLTKPEQDALIKGWQDKTLSDEDSATALKVIQIRNVAAIIQTERPAVIMMAEFNNDGTAENNDAIIGFRLNYLAVSQNSNSFDQDGTQLEPIVFQYFANFATNTGLLNEFGFDLDNDGNAGQLPGDAWGFGNYHGQYAFALMSMYEIDHDNIRTFQKFKWKDMPTATMPTITNCNDSWNPIPEGMKCGDNWYTAEEWAEVRLSSKNHVDAPILIPQEDGTTETIHLLMSHPTPPIFDTGKNKVQNADEVNFWVDYIEGQSYMYDDKGVTGGLADDAKFVVMGDLNADPLKGDGDLTAINALMDHDKVNRLATFGPLAPSSLGGPECLALGECKEANWDTPYPGQVTSTSGLRLDHVVPSENLTISDSGVYWPATFENGRLLMNDERVGSYGNGKDISSDHRMVWIKAEIHN
- a CDS encoding GNAT family N-acetyltransferase, encoding MEIRVAEYKDYERIAQLHAESWKIYYRGILADKYLDQDVLEDRSVIWQTRLINPPFNQHVLLLEEGGLLVGFVCAFGNHNFDRGTFIDALHVDNAYRGRGVGKRLLSELSERLEQYYSDSGLYLEVMSKNKQAIGFYESIGGKEELEQIWDAPCGSQVKEKVYSWPSPANLAQQLQMPA
- the ltaE gene encoding low-specificity L-threonine aldolase, encoding MDFRSDTVTKPSQAMREIMANAEVGDDVYGDDPTVNDLEQWAAKEAGFEAAMFTSSGTQANLLGLMAHCGRGDEYLCGQQAHNYKYEAGGAAVLGSIQPQPIENNPDGTLDFGKLESAIKPDDSHFARTTLLSLENTINGKVLPLSYLAEARAFTIKHGLKLHLDGARVYNAAAALDVPVKEIAKHFDSMTICLSKGLGAPVGSLLLGSKEYIAKARRLRKMVGGGMRQAGILAAAGKMALTENVEQLKTDHKNAKDLAIGLSKLPGFSVNPDFVQTNIVFAKLDASVDINRIALKLADQGITMTPSNPVRFVTHRDIEAEDISRFLSELKKVL
- the manA gene encoding mannose-6-phosphate isomerase, class I — encoded protein: MSLFKLDNVIQNYAWGSKDSINQLFGIVNPNQEPQAEIWMGAHPNGCSKVGGTGEALSHVIDENKVDVLGGYTAARFGELPFLFKVLAAETPLSIQVHPNKRKSEMGYERENALGIPLNASNRNYKDPNHKPELVYALTFYKAMNGFRPIEDIISLFEEANIPSLAIELNVLKANADSDALKAFFTAIMSLEGEKKEVALNELEAAHQRSAKTVMGREAMQYSKDFKQHYPGDIGLFAPLMLNTVELAPGEAMFLFAETPHAYVQGTGLEIMANSDNVLRAGLTPKYIDVPELIDNTIFESIKPENIRLKPVLKEGKMSYPIPVDDFGFDILSASDESKSQYLRSAEILFCVEGEATVTSEGQSITLKPGESVFVSNNSSVYQYQGNGILARAFN
- a CDS encoding c-type cytochrome, with protein sequence MFTKSIVLVTALLSYSVQANDFGDPELGKMKSPSCIFCHSPTGPSTNNAYPSLSGQDPIYLFNAMKAYQNGERQSDYAEMMRAQLSKLNDQDLKDIAAFYSSQ
- a CDS encoding GGDEF domain-containing protein, with the protein product MPYVNFIYLPITIFFAFIITDFIHFGDQCVMPIVLRIILSGMMAGAAYYCINNRPNVLQQLESITLITSALFLVVVGRIAIEFGNYDYQGGVILVMIYIGTFSRLSARYSLITLSCILASYLIGLSPLLYAAEPAHELEIISIYLATYVLVAAACLRRELEVHKRFSQSEQLRKQAIQLRKQSNLFEALSYQDALTGCYNRLYLHQVIEPNINRNQSMTTIMIDIDHFKSVNDTYGHQTGDMVIKELAKAIKAKLPVKSNLFRYGGEEFLIIAQGLNITQAQQLADNLLTSPSKISLEVTVSVGVKHIDRAVGSVEQLIEDADRALYQSKKNGRNCISWCNVAHPNIEAAVF
- a CDS encoding acyl-CoA desaturase yields the protein MTTGNTTQNKKPPLIWLNVFIFSFSMLLALVAAPLYGYYNGYGMEHWIWLAVCFSFCNLSITTGYHRLWSHKAFEAHSSLRFLFALGGAFALQNSALHWSSDHRVHHKHVDNNDKDPYSAKRGFWYSHIGWMIRNYNTSIYKDYENCRDLKKDKIVMWQHKHYILLALIMNFGVPIALGVIYGDVIGMLLMVGAVRLVLNHHTTFFINSLAHIWGSQPFTDKNTARDNGILAVLTFGEGYHNFHHIFENDYRNGIYWWQYDPTKWLIKGASLCGLTSKLKKTPQARIEKAEATMLLKRTQQKIMHRADNIQIAEKLQAEFDALVANMNEYYAVKKQLLESKRDDVVKKYEHSLLKVRYQQIKVNFEQQKRNWAQTVEQYA
- the ylqF gene encoding ribosome biogenesis GTPase YlqF → MSIQWFPGHMHKARKEIEEVIPKVDVIIEVLDARIPFSSENPMIAEIKAGKPVVKVLNKRDLADPELTQMWIEHFEKEQGVKAIAITTSVKEEVNHIMELVRKLAPHREEIGKNIRTMIMGIPNVGKSTIINCLAGRTIAVTGNQPAVTRRQQRINLQNGVVLSDTPGILWPKVENPHSGFRLAATGAVKDTAMEYDEVAFYTVEYLAKQYPHLLKERYQIEDLPESDIELMEEIGRKRGALRAGGHIDLHKCSEILLHELRNGTLGQVTLELPEMITQELIEVEQEALRKAEEKAKKKEERRKRYLKNKR
- a CDS encoding glycerate kinase; the protein is MKIVIAPDSFKESLSAKQVCESIETGFSQIFPDAEYVHLPLADGGEGTVDVLLQGLDGEVRESQVTDPLGNAVNATWAILDHKEKEGGKTALIEFAAASGLDLVPVDRRDPAVSTSFGTGELIREALDLGVTQIILGLGGSATNDAGAGIAQALGAKLYDAEGVEVTRGGSALESVVEIDIRELHPRCKQVEFIVACDVANPLLGEEGASHVFGPQKGASPELVETLESAITGFSKVCSTLTGVDHSHSAGFGAAGGTPLGLSLVFDIQIKQGIEMVLDVLGADEILKGADLVVTGEGQMDNQTLQGKTPFGIANRAKRKGIPSIGIAGSLGYEIDELYSTINSTFGTVRSPQSLEQVLSEASKNLTRTARNIAATLKLGGQIFNEK
- a CDS encoding putative quinol monooxygenase, producing the protein MSKLTIIATIVAKQDNTDLVKAELIKLIAPTRSEEGCINYDLHQDNDNPAHFVFHENWESEALLKQHLASQHIADYMAATEGLIETFVINKMTHIA